One region of Sulfuriroseicoccus oceanibius genomic DNA includes:
- the rplR gene encoding 50S ribosomal protein L18, which produces MSTLNRRAKRSRVHFRIRKKISGTAARPRLAVFFSNQHVYAQLIDDEAGRTLAAASTTEKDVEATGAANVAAATRIGKLIAERAQKSNIENVVFDRGGFIFHGKVKALADAAREGGLKF; this is translated from the coding sequence ATGAGTACTTTGAATCGCAGGGCAAAACGCAGCCGCGTTCACTTCCGTATCCGGAAGAAGATCTCCGGCACAGCTGCACGTCCACGTCTCGCAGTCTTCTTCTCCAACCAGCACGTGTACGCACAGCTGATCGACGACGAAGCAGGCCGCACCCTGGCAGCCGCATCGACCACCGAGAAGGACGTCGAAGCGACTGGCGCAGCCAACGTGGCAGCAGCCACCCGCATCGGCAAGCTGATCGCCGAGCGTGCCCAGAAGTCCAACATTGAAAACGTCGTCTTCGACCGTGGTGGTTTCATCTTCCACGGTAAAGTGAAGGCGCTCGCCGACGCAGCACGTGAAGGCGGCCTCAAGTTCTAA
- the rpsE gene encoding 30S ribosomal protein S5 produces MADAEKTEPTKAEETTAPAAEAATTGGAKGTTDSRDGRGPRGRNDRRGPRGRDDRRGRGNDGDSDGPELIEKVVFINRCAKVVKGGRRFSFSALVVTGDGKGKVGFGFGKAKEVAECIRKASEYSKKRMNSVQLEGPTLPHEVFGEHGGGKVLLRPASPGTGVIAGGSVRAVLEAAGVKDVLAKSLGSNNHANVVKATLDALSQLRSREQVMALRGKKTADQKAI; encoded by the coding sequence ATGGCAGACGCTGAAAAAACAGAGCCAACAAAGGCAGAGGAGACAACTGCTCCAGCCGCCGAGGCAGCCACCACCGGGGGTGCTAAGGGAACCACTGACAGCCGTGATGGTCGTGGACCACGCGGACGCAACGACCGCCGCGGACCACGCGGACGCGACGACCGTCGCGGCCGTGGTAACGACGGTGACTCGGACGGCCCAGAGCTGATCGAGAAGGTCGTTTTCATCAACCGATGCGCCAAGGTCGTCAAAGGCGGCCGTCGTTTCTCGTTCTCCGCTCTCGTGGTGACCGGTGACGGCAAGGGCAAGGTTGGCTTCGGCTTCGGTAAAGCGAAGGAAGTTGCCGAGTGCATCCGCAAGGCATCCGAGTACTCGAAGAAGCGCATGAACTCCGTCCAGCTCGAAGGCCCAACACTTCCACACGAAGTATTCGGTGAGCACGGTGGCGGCAAGGTGCTTCTCCGTCCTGCATCCCCTGGTACCGGTGTGATCGCCGGTGGTTCGGTGCGTGCAGTGCTCGAGGCAGCAGGCGTCAAGGACGTCCTCGCCAAGTCCCTCGGCTCGAACAACCACGCCAACGTCGTCAAGGCGACCCTCGACGCACTCAGCCAGCTGCGCTCCCGCGAGCAGGTGATGGCGCTTCGTGGCAAAAAGACCGCTGATCAAAAGGCGATCTAA
- the rplO gene encoding 50S ribosomal protein L15 encodes MKLHTLKPNDGAKHRKKRLGKGESSGLGKTCGKGHKGQKSRSGASIRPGFEGGQMPLHRRLPKKGFNNAQFTTTYAPINVATLEERFEEGATVNEESLIAAGLLSGQYDGVKVLGNGEITKKLTVEVDAVSASAKEKIEKAGGTVVSKGK; translated from the coding sequence ATGAAACTTCACACACTCAAACCGAACGACGGCGCCAAGCATCGCAAGAAGCGCCTTGGTAAGGGCGAAAGCTCCGGCCTTGGCAAGACCTGCGGTAAGGGCCACAAGGGTCAGAAGTCGCGCTCCGGTGCGTCGATCCGCCCAGGCTTCGAAGGTGGTCAGATGCCACTTCACCGCCGTCTTCCTAAGAAGGGCTTCAACAACGCCCAGTTCACCACCACCTACGCTCCAATCAACGTCGCGACTCTCGAGGAGCGCTTCGAAGAGGGTGCTACCGTCAACGAAGAGTCGCTCATCGCAGCGGGCCTTCTCAGCGGTCAGTACGACGGCGTCAAGGTGCTTGGCAACGGCGAAATCACCAAGAAGTTGACCGTTGAGGTCGACGCGGTGAGCGCAAGCGCCAAGGAAAAGATCGAAAAAGCTGGCGGCACCGTCGTCAGCAAGGGCAAGTAA
- the secY gene encoding preprotein translocase subunit SecY, with the protein MISAFANSLKIPELRQRILFTLAIIVIVRLGAAIPLPGVNSIGLTEWARASAASGGEGAGAAAVNAMANIFSGGALTNCAIFALGIMPYISASIMIQLMTAVVPQLQKLSREDGGRQKITQLTRYITIVLAVVQGGLLIHSLTNGTNPFLSNYDSQTYGPLILGDAGFGYYAVGLTTIVAGTMLLMWLGEQVTERGIGNGVSLIITVNIIQALPSAIFMVWDKYVTADVSVNPFYPAIAVLLIAFMALVIAGTVAITEGQRRIPIQYAKRVVGRKVLGGQKQYMPLKINYSGVMPIIFATAIISIPSFIIGFLFPDNATMQNWARYMSDGTHPAYYVVGGLLIFFFSYFWVAVMFQPAQIADDLKRNGGYIPGVRPGQPTEKFFDFTMSRLTFAGSIFLTAMFVIPGLVSSAFGISPMAAQFFGGTSLLILVGVLLDILRQVETHLIQRNYEGFLRKGKIRGRNAVSGGGAGGGGATTAASGNTLVYLWVVIAVLVILGVVALIGTGNAF; encoded by the coding sequence ATGATCTCGGCATTCGCGAATTCCCTGAAAATCCCCGAGCTGCGCCAGCGCATTCTCTTCACCTTGGCGATCATTGTGATCGTCCGTCTCGGGGCCGCTATTCCGCTTCCCGGAGTGAACTCCATCGGCCTCACCGAGTGGGCCCGTGCATCCGCTGCTTCCGGTGGCGAAGGCGCAGGTGCTGCCGCGGTCAACGCCATGGCGAACATCTTCTCCGGTGGCGCATTGACCAACTGCGCAATCTTCGCGCTCGGTATCATGCCGTACATTTCGGCATCGATCATGATTCAGCTGATGACCGCTGTGGTCCCTCAGTTGCAAAAGCTTTCCCGCGAAGACGGCGGGCGTCAGAAGATCACCCAGCTTACCCGTTACATCACCATCGTGCTTGCCGTGGTGCAGGGGGGCTTGTTGATCCACTCGCTGACGAACGGTACCAACCCGTTCCTCTCGAACTACGATTCCCAGACCTACGGGCCGCTGATCCTCGGTGATGCCGGCTTTGGCTACTATGCCGTGGGTCTGACCACGATCGTCGCCGGAACCATGCTGCTGATGTGGCTTGGTGAGCAGGTGACCGAGCGTGGCATCGGTAACGGTGTCTCCCTGATCATTACCGTGAACATCATCCAGGCGCTGCCGTCTGCGATCTTCATGGTGTGGGACAAATACGTGACCGCAGATGTGTCGGTGAACCCATTCTACCCAGCGATCGCCGTGTTGCTGATTGCTTTCATGGCTCTGGTGATTGCCGGTACCGTGGCGATTACCGAAGGCCAACGCCGCATCCCGATCCAGTACGCCAAGCGCGTGGTGGGCCGCAAGGTGCTCGGTGGTCAGAAGCAGTACATGCCGCTGAAGATCAACTACAGTGGTGTGATGCCGATCATTTTCGCAACCGCGATCATCTCGATCCCATCGTTCATCATCGGGTTCCTTTTCCCGGACAATGCGACCATGCAGAACTGGGCGCGTTACATGAGTGACGGTACACACCCAGCGTACTACGTGGTGGGTGGCTTGCTGATCTTCTTCTTCTCGTATTTCTGGGTGGCTGTGATGTTCCAGCCTGCTCAGATTGCCGACGACTTGAAGCGTAATGGTGGCTACATCCCGGGCGTCCGTCCTGGCCAGCCGACCGAGAAGTTCTTCGACTTCACGATGAGCCGCCTGACTTTTGCGGGTTCGATCTTCCTGACCGCGATGTTCGTCATCCCGGGTCTTGTTTCGAGCGCGTTTGGGATCAGCCCAATGGCTGCCCAGTTCTTCGGTGGCACCAGCTTGCTGATTCTTGTGGGTGTGCTCCTCGACATTCTGCGTCAGGTGGAGACCCACCTCATCCAGCGCAACTACGAAGGCTTCCTCCGTAAGGGTAAGATCCGTGGCCGCAACGCGGTTTCGGGTGGCGGAGCCGGTGGCGGCGGTGCGACTACCGCAGCTTCGGGTAACACGCTGGTCTACCTTTGGGTGGTGATCGCGGTGCTCGTGATCCTCGGTG